The Archangium primigenium genomic interval GCTGGAGAAGCGCTACGGCCTGCCCCGGCCGACCCGGCCCGCCCGCGCGGGTCAGGCTCGGCCGCCCGCTGGTCAGGCGGCCGTGCCTGGAGTGGCCCTGAGCCTCGCGCCCCGGCCCGTGGGCGCGGCACCGGGCGTCGTGCCCGCGGCTCCCGTGTCCGCGCCGATGGCGGCCCGGGGAGGGCAGGGCATTGGCACCGCCTCGCCGGGGCCTCGGCTGCCGCCCGTGGCCGTGCCGATGCCCGCGGTGGCGCCCCGTCCGGTGGCCAATGTCCTCGCCACGACGCCCGCTCCCGCGCCCGCCCTGGCCCTGGCGGCAGGCACCGCGCCGGCCTTCTCGTTCGGCGCCGCCGCGTCGTTCCCCCACCGGCCGCCGGGGCTCATTCCCCGCTCGCCCGCGGGCGGCTCGCCGCGCGCCGCGCGCAACCGGCTGGTGGAGGCGGCGGAGGCCCCCACGGCCGCGCCGCCGCGGCCTCCGCCTCCGCCGCTGACGGTGGTGCAGGCCGCCCCGGCCGAGCCCGTCGTCGAGGTGCGCCCACCGCCGCCTCCGCCGCCGGAACCCGAGTCCGAGTCCGAGCCCGAACTCCTGCTGGAGGTGGTCGCCGAGCCCGAGGCGGTCACGCCGCCGCCCCCGCCCGTGGAGGCCCTCGCGCCCGAGCCGCCCGCCGAGCCCGTCGCGAGCGAGCCGCCGGTGGTGGAGGGGGTGCTGGATGACGCGCCCATCGAGACGCTGACGGAGAAGGTGGAGCGGGACATCCGCTTCGAGTCGGCGCTGGCGGACATCCTGCGCCCGGCCGAGCCCGTCACGCAGGCGCTGGTGCCGGTGGCCCCCGCGGTCGAGGTGTTGCCGCCGCCGTTCCGCCCGCCCGTCGAGCCCGAGGTCGAGACGGTCGCCCGGGTGAAGGTGCTGCCTCCGGGGCGGCGGCTGCGGACGATGCTCGACCTGCCGGCCATCACGGGCGGGGAGACGTCCGGAGAGCTGTCGATGGCCTCGGACCTCGAGATCGTCGAGGCGGACTCGGGCTCGTCGTCGTGGGAGAGCCGGTGCATCGAGGTGGACTTCTCGGTGGTGGAGCCGGAGTCGGTGCGGCCCTCGCCGGTGGTGGACTTCATTCCGGATTGGGATCCGTCCACGGAGTTCAGCGACAACGGCTCGCCCGGGGTGCAGTGGGTGCAGCTCGCCGACGCGCTGGAGGCGGTGCAGCGGGCGACGACGCCTGGGGAGCTGGGCCAGGCGCTCCTGTCGTACGCGCAGGGCCGCTTCCCGCGGGGCTTCCTGCTGGGCGAGACGTTCGGCTCGGTGCGGGTGGGTCAGGCGTTCGGCCCGGGGAGTGAGAAGCCCGAGGTGGCGGCGCTGCAGGTGAGTCTGTCGGTGCCGTCGATCCTCTCGCAGGCGCAGGCGGACGGGGGCCCGGTGGTTTCCTCGAAGCCGTTGAGCCAGACGGACGAGGTGCTCTTCGCGGCGCTGGGGGAGACGTACTCCAACCTGTTGGCGGCGCCCATCCGGGTGCGGCAGCGGGCGGTGGGCTTCGTGGTGATCGACGGCGGCCCGGCCCCGTTCGGCCCCGAGGAGCTCGACGAGATGGAGCGACTGCTCGCGGCGGCGTCGGAGGCCTACGGCCGCTTGCAGGTCGCCTCGACCTGACCCAATCCGTGCTACGCCCCGAGAGATGCGTGGGCGCTACGCACGGAGATGGGGATGAGGCTGCTCGGAATCACGGTGCTCCTGCTACTGACGTCGTCGTGCGCGACGACGCGGCGGGTGACGCCGGACACGAGACAGCACACGCCGATCGTCTACGGGCCTGTCGCGACCGTGCCCGTAACCGACCCCGAGGCGCTGCGCGCGATGGTGGTGTCCCCCGACCAAGCCACGCTTGGATGTCGAAGCGTTGCGGAATGCCCACGCGCGTGGGTTGGACATGTTGACTCCGCTCGCGCGTGAACTGACAACGCCTGGCCCCACATTGGAATCCAGATGCCTGATGCGACGAACACACGGTTCTTCAATTTGAAGATAGACGTCTACGTTCCAGGTCGATGGTACATGGCGGCGCCCACGCTCTCTGACGGCCAATGCCTTGAGGACCTTTGGGTGTTTACTCGGGGCGAGCCCATCGCCTCTCCTGGTCGACTACGCGTTCCCCTTTATCGTGCAGGCAATCCGTTGGACTTCACGACCGCGGGTATGGGGTCGACGCCTATCCTGAGTGAACGAACGGCGGCTGTGTTCCGAAAGCTGGCTTCTTACGACACCCAACTCTTTCCCGTTGATGTCGAGGGGCAAGGCGTGCCCTATCACCTTCTCGTTGTTGCGCGAACGGTCCGCTGCATTCATGACGAGGCCTGTGAGGAAGCTCGGTATTTCACGCCGGAAGATGGGAGACCTGAGCGTGTGGGGGAGTATCAGGCCGTTTCGGGCCTGCGAATCGACAAGTCGAAGGTTGGGGACGCGCGTGTGTTCAAAACATGGGGTTGGTGTCCCGCGCTCATCGTTGATGGAGAAGTCAAGGCCGCTCTGGAGCAGGCGGGTATCGTGGGTGGATATTTTGAAGAGGTCTGATTTGTGAAGGGCGTTGCATTGAGGTCGGCGCGTCCATGGGAATGAGGCTGCTCGGAATTGCCGTGTTGCTGTGGCTGTGCTCGGCGTGCACAACGACACGCAAGGTGACGCTGGACACGGGAGACGGCGCGCCCATTGTCTACCGGCCTGTCCCGTCCGCACCCATCACCATCGGTGAGCGGGAGTTCCAGGGCGCGCTCGCACAGATCCTGCTCGACATGGACTGGACGATAGTGGGCCACGGGCCGGAGCCAATGGGAGCCCGGTTGTTGCTCGCTTCGGCAGGAGGCGTCGTCGACGGCGCTCGGGGCCAACGGGAGACACCCGCCGCACGCCGATGCGAGCGGCACCGGAACGCCGCGACCTGCGCGCGACTGCTGACGGGCAAGCTCACCCTGGAGCCGATGGATAGGAGTCTCTTGGCGCTGTCCTTTGCGCTGGACACGGTCTGGACAGGCGTGGCGGAGGTGGTGAAGGACGTCGCCGACCCCGAGGCACTGCGCGCGATGGTGGTGTCCCTCATAGGCACGGCGCTCGTCATGCTGGTGGCGCCCGAGCCCATCACCAAGTTCATCGCGATGGGCCTGACGGCCTCGTTGATTGCCTACCTGGGCGTGGGGCCCGTGTGGAACCTCGGGCAGGCTTTCGTGCGGCTCATGAAGGAGTCGAACGCGGCCCACGGCCTCACGGAACTGGAGGCGTCCGGACACCGGTTCGGCAAGGCACTTGGGGCCAACGGGGCGCGCGTCCTGGTGCTCGTGGCGATGACGGCCCTCGGAGGCAAGAGCGCCATGGCCGCGCAGGGCCCGCGGCTGCCTGGCGCCGCCCAGGCCGCGATGCGCGCACGAGCCGAAGGCGGCTTTGAACTGTCGGCGGTACTGGCAGGGGATGTGCGGTCCATCGCATTGCCCTCTACGGGCGTGCTGAACGTCGCGTTGGTACCTACGGCGGTGGCGGCGGTCGCGATGGAGACAGGTGGGGTCATCCAGGGAGACCCCGACGGAGACATCCATCACATCTGCACCGACAAGAACGAAGTCTCCGAGGTATCCGGCGGCCCCTGGACGCCCCTGTTCGAGTCCTACTTCAAGCGAGCGAAGATGAAGCTGAGTGATGTCGCGAACCAGGTGCGCATCAAGGGACACAAGGGGCCGCATCCCCGCGAGTACCACCAAGAAGTTCTTGTTCGGCTCGATCGGGTTATGAGGCTATGCAAGGGAGAAGCGCAGTGTCGTGCTGTGTTGAGGGAGACGCTGAGCCAGATTGCACGTGAACTGACGACTGCGGGAACCCAGTTGAGAAAGCTCGTTACGAGGAATCCTGATGCCTGACAACATGGGCAGACGTTTTTTCGATCTGCAAATCGACGCTTACGTTCCCGGCCGCTGGTACATGTCCGAACCCACTCGGCTCAATGGTCAGGAGATCGAGGATGTCTGGGCATTCACGAATGGTGAGCCAATCAAGCCGCCTGGGTTTCTGCGTATCCCACTGCTGCGTCCTGGCCGTCCTCTTGATTTTACTACGGCGGGGGTGGGATTGACTCCAATCCTCAGTGGAAAAGCAGCAGCCATCTTCAAGGAACTGGCACCCCAAGACATTCAGCTTTTCCCAGTCGAGGTTGAAGGCCAGACTGAACCCTTCTACCTCCTTGTTGTTATAAAGACGGTTCGCTGTATCGACGATGTGGCCTGCTCCGACATCCAACTTTTCACCGAGAACGGACTCATGCCGGAGCGTGCTGGAGAGTATCGGGTCGTATCAGGCTTGCGCATCGACAAGTCAAAGGTGGGCGATGTCCGTGTCTTCAAGACATGGGGGTGGTCGCCCGCGCTCATTATTGACGAGGAAATCAGGAATGCACTAGATCAAAATGGGTTCGTGGGCGGACACTTCGAAGAAGTATGAACTGTAGACGTAACCGTACCGGCGCTGCCTGTATGTTGGGGACGAACTCAGCGTCGCCACGCAGGATCGGAAGTTGTAGACAGTTCACCGCCTCCCTCCTCCCTTCGTCTCTTTGGAAGTGGCAATGAGGGGGTGGATGGCCTTGACAAGGTTTCTTAATTGCTTGATTTCGTAATTACCAATGGCCTGTTCGCTCACTGAGCGGTGTGCCCGAAAGGCATTTTTTCAAAGTCCAAGTAACCAATTGCCAGTGTTTTAAGTAGTTCCTGTTTTTGCGCGAGCTCTGGGGAGGCGTTAAGTAGATTTTGGGCTACACCCAATGCGGCTCGCCTATCTCTGTAGATGATTGATTGTTCTGCGTGAGAACGATGGAGTTCAGCCAAATACTTCATTGTCCATCCGCAAAGCACCAATAATGCTATGCGGCCCAGGCCAAAAAATGCCAGAGCTGCGATGGCCGCCAGGGTTGACGTAGTCGGTATTTCTGGCAAGAACTTGATGAATATGAAGAAGATCAAGGCGCCGAAAATGATGGCCATGATGACCATAAATGCGAATGTGGTGCCTGCCTGCTTTTGATGGAGATGCATGGCGGATTCAAAGTCTTTTGATTTCGACTCAAAATCAGCGCGGGTCGATTGTCCCAACTCCTCGCTTATTCTGCCTTCATTCTTGATTGTTGTCTCAAGTTCGCCAAGCTCTGTGAGCTTGTTGCTGATCTGCTGTTCAATCTCCTCCAGCGCCGTGTTGGATGGAATTAGCAGTGACTGGTGTTTCGTTTGAATTTCGGAGTGTAGGTTGCTGAGTCTGTTTTGAAGGGCTTGGTTCTCCGTGTGTGATTGCCTTAATTGTTCGTTGATGGTTTTTTGTCGACTGTGGTATGCGTTTTTGGATTTTTCAAGGTCGTCGCGTAGGCGCTCGATGGCAATGGCGCTGTTGGGGATCTTGCTTGTTTCCGAATGGTAGTTGGTTTCTTTTTTTGATATATCAATTCTTAGTGTGTCTAATTCTTGTGAGAGGTTGTTTATTGTTGATTGAAGGGCCTGCTGCTGTTCTGCGGTGTCGGAGATGGCTTTGTTGGCTGGTAGCAATATCTCGTTGCGTATTGTGTCGGCTCTCAGCGATATCGTGGCTAGTTCTGCCCTTGCGTTCATTATTCGATTGATTCGTTCCTTGGACGGGTAGGGTGTCCTCTCGCACCGCGTGAGGCATTCTTGCGCGATGTTGTAGATTTGCTGTATGTTTTGGTGGGTTACTGCTGCGGTGGTCATTTGATCCTTTTTCGTGTGCGTCTAGTGCAACATAAATAAAGCCCCGGTGGGCCTGTGTGGCTCACCGGGGCTCATTCATTCACTTCAGGTTTCTCAGCTGCAGCCGCTCGTGGTGCCGCAGTTGCTGCACTTGTAGCAGGCGCCGTTGCGCACCATGATCTCGCCGCAGGTGTGGCAGGGCGGGGCGTCCGCCTGGTTCAGGTACGTGCGCCGCGGCGTCGCCATCGGCAGCGCCATCACCGGGGCCGCCTTCACCTCGGGCTTGACCTCGACCGGTGCCGCCGCCACCTGCTGCTCCACCGCCGCCTCCACGCCGTCCGCCTCCTGCTCGGCCGGCAGGAACTTCAGCGACAGCCAGCGGAAGATGTAGTCGACGATCGACTTGGCGATCGGCACCGCCGGGTTGCCCGTGAAGCCGCTCGGCTCGAAGCGCACGTGGCAGAACTTGTCCACGAGCACCTGCAGGGGCACGCCGTACTGCAGCGCCAGCGACACCGCCGTGGCGAAGCTGTCCATCAGGCCGCTCACCACCGAGCCTTCCTTGGCCATCACGCAGAACAGCTCGCCCGGCGTGCCGTCCTCGTACATGCCCACCGTCAGGTAGCCCTCGTGGCCGCCGATCGAGAACTTGTGGGTGATGGCCTGGCGCTCGTCCGGCAGCCGCCGGCGCATGGCGTTGGCGTCGCGCGCCGCGGCGAGCGCGGGCTCGGCCACCGCGAGCTTCGTGTCCTTCACCGTGTCCTTCGAGGTGTTGAGCGGCTGGGTGCGCTTGCAGCCATCGCGGTACACCGCCACGGCCTTGAGCCCCATCTTCCACGCCTCGATGTACGCCTTCTCGATGTCCTCCACCGCGGCGTCCGACGGCATGTTCACCGTCTTGGAGATGGCGCCCGAGAGGAAGGGCTGCGTCGCGCCCATCATGTGCAGGTGGCCCATCCAGTGGATGCTGCGCTGGCCCTTGGCCGGCTTGAAGGCGCAGTCGAACACCGCCAGGTGCTCGGGCTTGAGGTGCGGGGCGCCTTCAATCGTCTCGTGCTTGTCCAGGTAGGTGATGATCTCCTGGGCCTGGGTCTGGCGGTAGCCGAGCTTCTCGAGCGCGAAGGGCACCGTCTGGTTGACGATCTTCAGCATGCCGCCGCCCACCAGCTTCTTGTACTTGATGAGCGCGATGTCGGGTTCAATCCCCGTCGTGTCGCAGTCCATCATGAAGCCGATGGTGCCGGTGGGGGCGAGCACGGTGACCTGGCTGTTGCGGAAGCCGTGGTCCGAGCCGAGCGCGAGCGCCTGATCCCACGCGCGCTTCTGCGCGTCGTACAGCTCCTCGGTGACGCCCTCGGCGGGGATGTTGTAGGCGGCCTTGCGGTGCTTGCGGATGACGCCGAGGAAGGGCTCGGCGTTCTTCTGGTAGCCCGCGAACGCGCCCTGCTTCTCCGCCATGCGCGCGCTCATGGCGTACGCCTGGCCGCACATGAGCGAGGTGATGGCGCCCGCGTAGTTGCGGCCCACGTCCGAGTCGTACGGCAGGCCCGCGGCCATGAGCAGCGCGCCCAGGTTGGCGTAGCCCAGGCCCAGCGGCCGGTAGGCGTGGCTGTTCTCCTCGATCTTCTTGGAGGGGTACTTGGAGTTGCCGACGATGATCTCCATCGCGAGCAGCACCACGTCCACCGCGTGCTTGAAGGCGGTGACGTCGAAGTCGCCGTCCAGCGTGCGGAAGTGCATCAGGTTGAGCGACGCCAGGTTGCACGCCGAGTCATCCAGGAACATGTACTCCGAGCACGGATTGGACGCGTTGATGCGCGCCGTGTTCGAGCACGTGTGCCAGGCGTTCACCGTGGTGTCGAACTGCATGCCCGGATCGCCGCACAGGTGCGCCGCGGCGGAGATCTCCCGGAAGATGTCGCGCGCCTTGAGCGTCTCCATGGGGCGGCCGTCGCGCACCGCGTGGGTCGTCCAGGGGCCGTCGTTGATGACCGCGCGCATGAACTCGTCCGTCACGCGCACCGAGTTGTTGGAGTTCTGGAAGAAGACGGACGCGTAGGCCTCGCCGTTGAAGCTCGGGTCGTACCCGGCCTCGATGAGCGCCCAGGCCTTCTTCTCCTCGTTGGACTTGCAGCGCACGAAGTCCAGGATGTCCGGGTGGTCCGCGTTGAGGATCACCATCTTGGCCGCGCGGCGCGTCTTGCCGCCGCTCTTGATGACGCCGGCGAAGGCATCGAAGCCCTTCATGAAGGACACGGGGCCGGACGCGGTGCCGCCGCCGGCGAGCAGCTCCTTGCTCGAGCGCAGCGTGGACAGGTTGCTGCCCGTGCCCGAGCCGTACTTGAAGAGCATGCCCTCGGTCTTGGCCAGGCCGAGGATGGACTCCATGGAGTCGTCCACCGAGTTGATGAAGCACGCCGAGCACTGCGGGTGCTCCTCCACGCCCACGTTGAACCAGACGGGCGAGTTGAAGGCGGCCTTCTGGCGCAGGAGCAGGTGGGTGAGCTCCGCGTGGAAGGTGTCGCGGTCGGTGGCGGTGGCGAAGTAGCCGCCCTGCGCGCCCCAGCGGGTGAGGGTGTCCACCACGCGGGCCACGAGGCCGCGCACGCTCGTCTCGCGCTCGGCGGTGCCGGGGGTGCCCCGGAAGTACTTGGAGGCCACCACGTTGGTGGCCAGCATGGACCAGGACTTGGGCACCTCCACGTCCTTCTGCTGGAACACGGACTTGCCGTCCTCGCCCGAGATGCCCGCGGTGCGCAGCTCCCACGCGAGCTCGTCGGCCGGGTCCACGCCGGGCGTGGTGAAGAAGCGCTCCACCGGCAGCCCCGCGCCCCGGGCCTTCGTTCCCGTCAGCTCCTTGCCTTCCAACACTCCCGCCGTGGCGTTCAGCTCGTGGTGTTCCATGGGTCCCTCAGTCGCATTCACTCTGGGTATGACTGCGAAATTCGCGCAAAGCCAAGTCCGCGAGATCGCTCGGGATCGAGACGACTCGTCGGAGCCCCTC includes:
- a CDS encoding AHH domain-containing protein yields the protein MGMRLLGIAVLLWLCSACTTTRKVTLDTGDGAPIVYRPVPSAPITIGEREFQGALAQILLDMDWTIVGHGPEPMGARLLLASAGGVVDGARGQRETPAARRCERHRNAATCARLLTGKLTLEPMDRSLLALSFALDTVWTGVAEVVKDVADPEALRAMVVSLIGTALVMLVAPEPITKFIAMGLTASLIAYLGVGPVWNLGQAFVRLMKESNAAHGLTELEASGHRFGKALGANGARVLVLVAMTALGGKSAMAAQGPRLPGAAQAAMRARAEGGFELSAVLAGDVRSIALPSTGVLNVALVPTAVAAVAMETGGVIQGDPDGDIHHICTDKNEVSEVSGGPWTPLFESYFKRAKMKLSDVANQVRIKGHKGPHPREYHQEVLVRLDRVMRLCKGEAQCRAVLRETLSQIARELTTAGTQLRKLVTRNPDA
- a CDS encoding imm11 family protein, with protein sequence MPDNMGRRFFDLQIDAYVPGRWYMSEPTRLNGQEIEDVWAFTNGEPIKPPGFLRIPLLRPGRPLDFTTAGVGLTPILSGKAAAIFKELAPQDIQLFPVEVEGQTEPFYLLVVIKTVRCIDDVACSDIQLFTENGLMPERAGEYRVVSGLRIDKSKVGDVRVFKTWGWSPALIIDEEIRNALDQNGFVGGHFEEV
- a CDS encoding imm11 family protein, whose product is MPDATNTRFFNLKIDVYVPGRWYMAAPTLSDGQCLEDLWVFTRGEPIASPGRLRVPLYRAGNPLDFTTAGMGSTPILSERTAAVFRKLASYDTQLFPVDVEGQGVPYHLLVVARTVRCIHDEACEEARYFTPEDGRPERVGEYQAVSGLRIDKSKVGDARVFKTWGWCPALIVDGEVKAALEQAGIVGGYFEEV
- a CDS encoding vitamin B12-dependent ribonucleotide reductase produces the protein MEHHELNATAGVLEGKELTGTKARGAGLPVERFFTTPGVDPADELAWELRTAGISGEDGKSVFQQKDVEVPKSWSMLATNVVASKYFRGTPGTAERETSVRGLVARVVDTLTRWGAQGGYFATATDRDTFHAELTHLLLRQKAAFNSPVWFNVGVEEHPQCSACFINSVDDSMESILGLAKTEGMLFKYGSGTGSNLSTLRSSKELLAGGGTASGPVSFMKGFDAFAGVIKSGGKTRRAAKMVILNADHPDILDFVRCKSNEEKKAWALIEAGYDPSFNGEAYASVFFQNSNNSVRVTDEFMRAVINDGPWTTHAVRDGRPMETLKARDIFREISAAAHLCGDPGMQFDTTVNAWHTCSNTARINASNPCSEYMFLDDSACNLASLNLMHFRTLDGDFDVTAFKHAVDVVLLAMEIIVGNSKYPSKKIEENSHAYRPLGLGYANLGALLMAAGLPYDSDVGRNYAGAITSLMCGQAYAMSARMAEKQGAFAGYQKNAEPFLGVIRKHRKAAYNIPAEGVTEELYDAQKRAWDQALALGSDHGFRNSQVTVLAPTGTIGFMMDCDTTGIEPDIALIKYKKLVGGGMLKIVNQTVPFALEKLGYRQTQAQEIITYLDKHETIEGAPHLKPEHLAVFDCAFKPAKGQRSIHWMGHLHMMGATQPFLSGAISKTVNMPSDAAVEDIEKAYIEAWKMGLKAVAVYRDGCKRTQPLNTSKDTVKDTKLAVAEPALAAARDANAMRRRLPDERQAITHKFSIGGHEGYLTVGMYEDGTPGELFCVMAKEGSVVSGLMDSFATAVSLALQYGVPLQVLVDKFCHVRFEPSGFTGNPAVPIAKSIVDYIFRWLSLKFLPAEQEADGVEAAVEQQVAAAPVEVKPEVKAAPVMALPMATPRRTYLNQADAPPCHTCGEIMVRNGACYKCSNCGTTSGCS